One Purpureocillium takamizusanense chromosome 1, complete sequence genomic window carries:
- a CDS encoding uncharacterized protein (EggNog:ENOG503PUPY), which translates to MASRKPSLHVIMPDCPQASRDFGNLQNGIRSPRSPRFREVFDAPFSEALMNASRTTLATDSSGSYPGPDQQHNRPEMEAKRHTSHGSTRAKTQAQSSSPLQWRQDSWSSSEQSRRASVNDRIREWARKSFVFSRKNSEQSDDGYFSHSQRRASKSTVVTPASEASTPCTFASPDRYSRPVVAVTEEDESG; encoded by the coding sequence ATGGCGTCCCGCAAGCCCAGCCTACATGTCATTATGCCGGATTGCCCTCAGGCGAGCCGCGACTTTGGAAATCTACAGAATGGCATTCGCAGTCCACGCAGCCCCCGGTTCCGCGAAGTCTTCGACGCCCCGTTTTCGGAAGCGCTCATGAACGCCTCGCGGACGACACTGGCGAcagacagcagcggcagttATCCTGGTCCTGACCAGCAGCACAACAGACCTGAAATGGAGGCCAAACGCCACACTTCCCATGGTTCAACGCGCGCCAAAACCCAAGCccagtcgtcgtctccgctACAGTGGCGCCAAGATAGTTGGTCGTCTTCAGAACAAAGTCGCCGTGCAAGCGTTAACGACAGAATTCGCGAGTGGGCACGCAAATCATTCGTATTCTCCCGAAAGAATTCAGAGCAGTCGGACGACGGCTACTTTAGCCACAGCCAGCGGCGTGCCTCCAAGTCAACGGTTGTCACCCCGGCAtccgaggcgtcgacgccttgCACGTTTGCAAGCCCCGACAGATATTCCCGGCCAGTGGTCGCAGTAACCGAAGAGGATGAATCGGGATGA
- a CDS encoding uncharacterized protein (EggNog:ENOG503P4HV), protein MDVAQTRLRSASSSSLHHAYKSHARPLPGGAGTRPPSLRRPLRSVNENSALLRSPGPLESMLKKTTETGDIGIFSIMPGASPATYHQPARPRRCLIDAEALPSGSFKDYEGEFLPDEQKRLRSYRDTTSEIISLYCSDNQQYWMRPSSPNIDDGQRSFSLTTSSSQQLPSQKSSGTLQSHSSSNGLQRPRSPFPYPTRLKRPGIRPSSPALAENGLVDYTRMVELDRTSQIKYIIAV, encoded by the exons ATGGACGTCGCTCAAACTCGCCTGAGgtccgccagcagcagctctctTCACCATGCGTACAAATCCCATGCTCGGCCGCTCCCGGGTGGCGCGGGCACGCGGCCGCCATCCCTTCGACGACCCCTTCGCAGTGTCAACGAAAATTCGGCCTTGCTTCGCTCGCCAGGTCCGCTGGAGAGCATGCTCAAAAAGACGACAGAGACGGGCGACATTGGAATCTTCTCCATCATGCCCGGAGCTTCTCCTGCCACGTATCATCAAccagctcgtccacgccggTGTCTCATAGACGCAGAGGCTTTACCATCTGGGTCTTTCAAGGACTACGAGGGTGAATTCTTGCCGGACGAGCAGAAGCGTCTTCGATCCTATCGCGATACGACATCCGAAATCATCTCTCTCTACTGTTCGGACAATCAGCAGTACTGGATGCGGCCTTCGTCTCCAAACATTGATGACGGCCAGCGAtccttctccttgaccaCGAGCAGCTCTCAGCAACTTCCCTCACAGAAGTCGTCAGGCACTCTTCAGAGTCATTCGAGCAGCAATGGCTTGCAGCGTCCCCGGTCTCCTTTCCCATATCCAACCCGACTGAAACGCCCGGGTATCCGTCCCTCATCTCCGGCTCTGGCAGAGAATGGACTTGTAGACTACACGAGGATGGTTGAGTTGGATAGGACTTCGCAG ATCAAGTACATCATTGCCGTCTAG
- a CDS encoding uncharacterized protein (EggNog:ENOG503NUZ2~COG:S), whose product MRSYRSRDVEKVRDITRQYGVTHGEPLDWGWEAVKRLGIQDLQQPDWGDAPLAQNGERLVRGEQGDEDAEVPVFWGCGVTPQEAVMNASLSRRVIAHAPGHMLVLDARDDDIKR is encoded by the coding sequence ATGCGATCGTACCGGAGCCGGGACGTTGAAAAGGTCAGAGACATTACACGACAGTATGGGGTCACACACGGGGAGCCGCTGGACTGGGGGTGGGAGGCTGTGAAGCGACTAGGGATTCAGGACTTGCAGCAACCCGACTGGGGGGACGCGCCACTGGCACAGAATGGCGAGAGACTGGTCCGTGGTGAAcagggcgacgaagacgccgaggTGCCAGTGTTCTGGGGTTGCGGCGTGACGCCTCAGGAAGCGGTGATGAACGCGAGCTTGAGCAGGAGAGTTATCGCGCATGCGCCGGGACATATGCTTGTCCTGGACGcgagggacgacgacatcaagaGGTAA